TAGTTCTAGAAGATAAGCCAATACCAAAGCTAGGGCCAAAAGACGTGCTAATTCGAGTAAAAGCATGCGGTATATGCGGTTCAGACATACACTTCCTAGAGACGAGCGAGGACGGATACATCATATATCCCGGATTAACGAGGTTCCCCGTAGTTATAGGACATGAATTTTCCGGAGTAGTTGAAAAAGTCGGTTCTGAAGTTAAATGGGTAAAGCCTGGAGATTTAGTAACAAGCGAGGAAATGCTATGGTGCGGCGAATGTACCCCCTGCAGGATGGGCTATGTTAATCACTGCTTGCTGCTTAACGATCCTTCAGACCTGGTTTATGGAGAAATAGGGTTTACTAGAGACGGTGCCATGGCAGAATATATTACAGTAAACGAGAAATACCTATGGAAAATCGACGCTCTGCTCAACGTATACAAGACAGAAGAAAAGGCTTTTGAAGCAGGAAGCTTAGTAGAGCCAACTTCGGTAGCCTATCACGCAATGTTCAACAGAGCTGGAGGATTTAAGCCTGGAGGCTACGTAGTTGTCTGGGGAGCTGGTCCAATAGGGTTAGCTGCAACGGGATTAGCAAAGGCGGCTGGCGCCGGAATGATCATATCATTTGAAATAAGCCCGCATAGAAGAGAGCTAGCAAAGAGCATGGGCGCAGACTACGTTCTAGATCCTGTTGAATTAATAAAGAATGGAATACAGCCATATGAGAAAATAATGGAATTAACCTGTGGTGAGGGAGCTGATCTACACGTCGAGGCTGCGGGAGCACCAGATAAGACGTTGCCTCAAATGCAGAGAAGCTTAGCTATAGGAGGAAAGATCGCTTGGATTGGAAGAGCGCCTAGGGAAGTCCCGATATACCTTGAAATATTCCAAGTTAGGAGAAGCCAGATATTCGGTAGCCAGGGGCACAGCGGATGGGGAACGTTCAGAAATGTGATACGATTAATGGCTGCTGGTAGAATTGATATGACCAAGATAATCACCAGCAAATTCAGCATTGACGACGTAGAGAAAGCCTTCGAAAGAGCTCATAAAAGAATTGATGGTAAGATAACAATCAAACCTTAACATTATTTTTTTATGCCTCCTTTACATCATAACCGTGAGGTGGTAGATTTGTCCACATACCAATCCAGGTTTTCTATACCAATATTAAATAAATTTGGAGAAAAAATCTACCTCGACCAGATGACTATAAGCGAGATAAAGGAACGTTTAGAAAAAACAGATATAATTTTCGTTCCATGCGGTTCGATTGAAAATCACGGGTTCGCGGCGCCAGTAGGCGAGGACACCCTAATAGGAACTTACATTGCAGAAAGGGTAGCATACGAGACTGGAGTCACCGTAGCCCCGCCGATAATATACGGGTCCCACCCATCCCATCACTACGGCATGCCTGGAACTATTCCGATAAAAAAAGAAGCGTATATAGACTACGTAGTAAGCGTTATCAAATGGTTAAGCAATACAGGCTTTAAGAAAATAGTTCTCTTCAATTCTCACGGTCAAGAATACGTGCTACCAATCGCCAAAGACAAAGCGATAATTGAAGAGGGCGTTCACGCGTTTATAATGGTTACAAGCTGGTGGGCTTGGGTTAGAGACGTGCTAATAGCTGGTAAAGAGCTAAAGCCAGGCTTAGTTTTGGAAACTCCGTTTATCCACGCCGACGAACTGGAAACGAGTGTTACATGGTACGTTGCTGAAAAATTGATGAGACTAGATAAGCTAAAGGAATCAGATGCTGAAAAGCTTGTTGGAGTTATTCCAGATAAGTGGGTTGATAAAGCAGGAAATGTTTATAACAGGCCATTTTCCTGGTTCGATGTAAGCCATTACATGGAAATACACCACTATCCGAAAGGAAGTGTTGGTTATCCAAGTAAAGCTAGCAAAGATAAAGGTGAGGTCGTAGTAGAAGAAGCTGTTAAAAGAATAGTAGAGTTCGTGGAATGGCTAAAGAAGGAATATCCGCCAGGTAAAGTTCCTAAAGTTTGGCCAGAACCAGGAGATTTCAAATACTAAGTTTTTAAAATTCTCCCCTGTTTTTCTAAAGAGTATAATGTTATAATTTATATATAGAAGGAGCAATAACTAGGTAGATATTAAATGTCTAGCTCTAAACTAGTATGGATAGACCTAGACAATCTAGTTCTAATGGAAGATAATCCAAACGAAATGACACCAGAGGAATTTCAGCAGCTAATTGAGGAAATGGCTATACAAGGACCAGAAAGGACGATGCCTATAGAAGTATGCTATAGCTATGATGGAAGATACTTTGTAGGCGATGGCTATCATAGAGTAAAAGCCGCCGAAAAACTCGGCTGGAAAAGGCTAAGAGCTGTGCTATATACGGAGCTAACGCCGGAAGATATGAAAATACTATCTTTTAAAAGAAACAGAACTCGGGGTAATCTAAATCCTATAAAGGAGGGTCTCTTATTTATAAGAGAACAGGCTGCTGGATTAACTATCAGAAAAATCGCAGAAAAATATGGGGTAACAGAGGACTACGTCAAAAAAAGGATAATTGTAGCTAAGAATATTCCTAAGGAGGTATGGTCTAAAATCGAGGGCAGGCTGGGCATAGGATACTGGTATGAGATAGCACGCTTAAAAGACCCCCAGAAACAGTATTGGATTGCGAGAAAAGCATTGCTTGAAGGATTATCTAAAAGGGAGGTAAAACAGCTAGTGGATTATCTTTCTCTTCCAACTATGGCAGAGATATCCGACGCGTTTACGGCAAAGGATTTGCAGGCGTCAATAAAGAATAAGAGAAAGGAGAGGAAAGGTAAAAAGCTAAACCATATGGAATTATGGTTAAACGCGAAAATAGACGTGCAGTTAAATATACTAAAAGAATTTCTAGAGAAAGTATCTTTTCCAGAAATAACTCAGTCTTTTCTTAACAACGTGAAGATAATTCTTAAATCGGAGATTATACTTAAGCATTTAGAATATTATAATATTTTCCAACAAAGCTTCTTACGAAGCACTATTTTTTACAGGTATAAAAACTCAATGTTCAAAACAATTTTTTCAGACAAAGAAATAAAGATCAATAAGAAAGTAAGTCGAAGCTTTCGTCCAGCGCAGTATATATTAAAAATTTTAGACCCGCAGATTCAGTCCTTTGAAAATGTAGAGTGGAAAATAGAAAATGAATGGCTTAAAATATATGTGAA
This is a stretch of genomic DNA from Thermoproteales archaeon. It encodes these proteins:
- a CDS encoding alcohol dehydrogenase catalytic domain-containing protein — protein: MKAAVLYADFAPKPDYKITEAEKKTHKVIEGAKVWRNPRLVLEDKPIPKLGPKDVLIRVKACGICGSDIHFLETSEDGYIIYPGLTRFPVVIGHEFSGVVEKVGSEVKWVKPGDLVTSEEMLWCGECTPCRMGYVNHCLLLNDPSDLVYGEIGFTRDGAMAEYITVNEKYLWKIDALLNVYKTEEKAFEAGSLVEPTSVAYHAMFNRAGGFKPGGYVVVWGAGPIGLAATGLAKAAGAGMIISFEISPHRRELAKSMGADYVLDPVELIKNGIQPYEKIMELTCGEGADLHVEAAGAPDKTLPQMQRSLAIGGKIAWIGRAPREVPIYLEIFQVRRSQIFGSQGHSGWGTFRNVIRLMAAGRIDMTKIITSKFSIDDVEKAFERAHKRIDGKITIKP
- a CDS encoding creatininase family protein; this translates as MSTYQSRFSIPILNKFGEKIYLDQMTISEIKERLEKTDIIFVPCGSIENHGFAAPVGEDTLIGTYIAERVAYETGVTVAPPIIYGSHPSHHYGMPGTIPIKKEAYIDYVVSVIKWLSNTGFKKIVLFNSHGQEYVLPIAKDKAIIEEGVHAFIMVTSWWAWVRDVLIAGKELKPGLVLETPFIHADELETSVTWYVAEKLMRLDKLKESDAEKLVGVIPDKWVDKAGNVYNRPFSWFDVSHYMEIHHYPKGSVGYPSKASKDKGEVVVEEAVKRIVEFVEWLKKEYPPGKVPKVWPEPGDFKY
- a CDS encoding ParB/RepB/Spo0J family partition protein, whose product is MSSSKLVWIDLDNLVLMEDNPNEMTPEEFQQLIEEMAIQGPERTMPIEVCYSYDGRYFVGDGYHRVKAAEKLGWKRLRAVLYTELTPEDMKILSFKRNRTRGNLNPIKEGLLFIREQAAGLTIRKIAEKYGVTEDYVKKRIIVAKNIPKEVWSKIEGRLGIGYWYEIARLKDPQKQYWIARKALLEGLSKREVKQLVDYLSLPTMAEISDAFTAKDLQASIKNKRKERKGKKLNHMELWLNAKIDVQLNILKEFLEKVSFPEITQSFLNNVKIILKSEIILKHLEYYNIFQQSFLRSTIFYRYKNSMFKTIFSDKEIKINKKVSRSFRPAQYILKILDPQIQSFENVEWKIENEWLKIYVKNFDKLDIIELKRKLLNDKELDLLKEKLAYIKNI